From Caldibacillus debilis DSM 16016, a single genomic window includes:
- a CDS encoding ferredoxin, which yields MPKYTIVDKDTCIACGACGATAPDLYDYDDEGIAYCILDDNQGVVEVPEELIDDMMDAYEGCPTESIRVADEPFDGDPNKFE from the coding sequence ATGCCAAAATATACGATTGTGGATAAAGATACATGCATCGCCTGCGGGGCATGCGGAGCCACCGCTCCCGACCTTTATGATTACGACGACGAAGGCATCGCCTATTGCATATTGGATGACAATCAAGGGGTCGTGGAAGTACCGGAAGAACTCATCGATGATATGATGGACGCATACGAAGGCTGCCCCACCGAATCCATTCGCGTCGCCGACGAACCTTTTGACGGCGATCCGAACAAATTCGAATAA
- a CDS encoding CPBP family intramembrane glutamic endopeptidase: protein MKNRQQAIIRQLTDRELTLNIYLSQLLLFLLAGVGSFLFMGGPGNLFALMTWGEGRHLLIGITVGFFVFVADLFLMSLLPPSSYDDGGINERIFRNRPVHYVIGLAAAAAFCEELLFRGVIQTEFGMAAASLLFTLVHVRYLYKWILFIQTLCVSFLFGFVFARTGNLAAVMVMHFTIDVLLGLYLSGISVKGGGRT from the coding sequence ATGAAAAACAGGCAGCAAGCGATCATTCGGCAATTGACCGACCGGGAATTGACGTTGAACATCTATTTGTCCCAGCTGCTCCTTTTCCTCCTTGCGGGAGTCGGGAGCTTTCTTTTCATGGGCGGGCCGGGAAACTTGTTCGCCCTGATGACATGGGGGGAGGGGAGACATCTTTTGATCGGGATCACGGTCGGGTTCTTCGTGTTTGTCGCCGATCTTTTCCTGATGTCCCTTTTGCCCCCTTCCAGTTATGACGACGGAGGGATTAACGAACGGATTTTCCGAAACCGTCCGGTCCATTACGTCATCGGTTTGGCGGCGGCCGCCGCCTTTTGTGAAGAGCTGCTGTTTCGGGGGGTGATCCAAACCGAATTCGGAATGGCAGCCGCCAGCCTCCTTTTTACATTGGTTCATGTCCGGTATTTGTACAAATGGATTTTATTTATCCAGACCCTTTGCGTCAGTTTCCTTTTCGGTTTTGTTTTCGCCCGGACGGGGAATTTGGCGGCTGTCATGGTGATGCATTTTACCATCGACGTCCTGCTCGGGCTTTATTTGTCCGGCATTTCGGTAAAAGGAGGCGGACGGACATGA
- a CDS encoding DUF2663 family protein, which yields MEEVIKNLEDWTDPATKQMLQNLVERKRKYDRLKNQHQLILFVAVSFSCFYFYYVYRLIYLPHFHSVTALFSAFFDDRYNPFFLFALLAVYGITGIWKRKADEAEEEFEALRREIIDKSKDLWDDGGSWKKRHIVFEIMKNHFDINLYHENK from the coding sequence ATGGAAGAGGTTATCAAAAATCTGGAAGATTGGACGGATCCCGCCACAAAACAGATGCTGCAAAACCTCGTCGAGCGGAAACGGAAATATGACCGGCTGAAAAATCAGCATCAGCTGATCTTGTTCGTCGCCGTTTCCTTCAGTTGTTTTTACTTCTATTACGTTTACCGGCTGATTTATTTGCCCCATTTCCATTCCGTAACCGCCCTTTTTTCGGCCTTTTTCGACGACCGCTACAATCCTTTTTTTCTCTTTGCCCTTCTCGCGGTTTACGGGATCACGGGGATATGGAAGCGGAAGGCGGACGAGGCCGAAGAGGAATTCGAAGCGCTGAGGCGGGAGATCATCGACAAAAGCAAAGACCTGTGGGACGACGGCGGGTCGTGGAAGAAAAGGCACATCGTCTTTGAAATCATGAAAAATCATTTCGACATCAATCTGTATCACGAAAACAAATGA
- a CDS encoding Glu/Leu/Phe/Val family dehydrogenase — MAAQEGTEQVHKEGSEKKEEHDILTATQTIIHQALEKLGYPEEVYELLKEPLRMMTVKIPVRMDDGSVKVFTGYRAQHNDAVGPTKGGIRFHPDVTEREVKALSIWMSLKCGIVDLPYGGGKGGIVCDPRKLSFRELERLSRGYVRAISQIVGPTKDIPAPDVFTNSQIMAWMMDEYSRIDEYNSPGFITGKPLVLGGSHGRESATAKGVTICIREAAKKIGLDLKNARVVIQGFGNAGGFLAKFMHDAGAKVVGISDVYGGLYDPDGLDVDYLLDRRDSFGTVTKLFKNTITNKELLELDCDILVPAAIENQITEENAHNIRAKIVVEAANGPTTLEATKILTERGILIVPDVLASAGGVTVSYFEWVQNNQGYYWTEEEVEEKLEKVMVKAFNNVYNTAQTRKVDMRLAAYMVGVRKMAEACRFRGWV, encoded by the coding sequence ATGGCGGCTCAAGAGGGGACAGAGCAAGTACACAAAGAAGGCAGCGAAAAAAAAGAGGAACATGACATCCTGACGGCAACGCAGACCATCATTCACCAAGCGCTGGAAAAGCTCGGCTATCCCGAAGAAGTTTACGAGCTGTTGAAAGAACCGTTACGGATGATGACCGTCAAAATTCCCGTCCGCATGGATGACGGATCCGTTAAAGTGTTTACGGGCTACAGGGCCCAGCATAACGATGCGGTCGGCCCCACGAAGGGAGGAATCCGCTTCCATCCCGATGTTACTGAACGTGAAGTGAAAGCCCTTTCCATATGGATGAGCTTAAAATGCGGGATCGTCGACCTGCCTTATGGCGGGGGCAAAGGGGGCATCGTCTGCGATCCCCGGAAACTGTCGTTTCGCGAACTGGAAAGGCTGAGCCGCGGATATGTCCGCGCCATCAGCCAAATCGTCGGACCGACGAAGGATATTCCCGCCCCCGATGTGTTTACGAACTCGCAAATCATGGCATGGATGATGGATGAGTACAGCCGGATTGACGAATACAATTCCCCCGGCTTCATCACCGGCAAACCCCTCGTATTGGGCGGTTCCCACGGAAGGGAATCGGCGACGGCCAAAGGGGTAACGATCTGCATCCGGGAAGCGGCGAAAAAGATCGGATTGGATTTGAAAAATGCCCGCGTCGTCATTCAAGGGTTCGGCAACGCGGGAGGGTTTTTGGCGAAATTTATGCATGACGCCGGGGCGAAGGTCGTCGGCATTTCCGACGTATACGGGGGGTTGTACGATCCCGACGGGCTGGATGTCGACTATTTGCTGGACCGCAGGGACAGTTTCGGCACGGTGACGAAATTGTTCAAAAACACGATCACGAACAAGGAATTGCTGGAATTGGACTGCGACATCCTCGTGCCGGCGGCCATCGAAAATCAAATTACGGAAGAAAACGCCCACAATATCCGGGCGAAAATCGTCGTGGAGGCGGCCAATGGCCCGACCACGTTGGAAGCGACGAAGATCCTGACCGAACGCGGCATCCTCATCGTTCCCGACGTGCTGGCATCCGCGGGCGGAGTAACCGTCTCCTATTTTGAATGGGTGCAAAATAATCAAGGTTATTATTGGACCGAAGAAGAAGTGGAAGAGAAATTGGAGAAGGTGATGGTGAAAGCCTTCAATAATGTCTATAATACGGCCCAAACGCGAAAGGTGGACATGCGGCTGGCGGCCTACATGGTCGGAGTCCGGAAAATGGCGGAAGCCTGCCGGTTCCGGGGATGGGTCTAA
- a CDS encoding YpdA family putative bacillithiol disulfide reductase, whose translation MQQEKCVIVGCGPCGMACAIALQKIGINPLIIEKGNVVHSIYQFPTHQTFFSSSDRLAIGDVPFITVERKPTRNQALAYYRHVAAIKKLRIRKYEEVLEVKKRENGRFFIRTTKGEYEAPYVVIATGYYDHPNEMGIPGEHLPKVFHYFKEAHPFFDMDVAVIGGKNSSVDAALELHKAGARVTVLYRGSGYSSHIKPWILPEFESLVRKEEIRMIFHANVLEITEDAVIYEVNGERKKIKNDFVFAMTGYHPDHSLLRKIGVAIDEETGRPKYHPDTMETNVEGLFIAGVIAAGNNANEIFIENGRFHGDFIAGAIKEREK comes from the coding sequence ATGCAACAGGAAAAATGCGTGATCGTCGGATGCGGTCCCTGCGGGATGGCATGCGCCATTGCCCTTCAAAAGATCGGGATCAATCCTTTGATCATAGAAAAAGGAAATGTTGTCCATTCCATTTATCAGTTTCCGACCCACCAAACCTTTTTCAGCTCGAGCGACCGGCTGGCGATCGGGGATGTGCCCTTCATCACGGTGGAACGGAAGCCGACCCGGAATCAGGCCCTCGCCTATTACCGGCATGTGGCCGCGATCAAAAAATTGCGCATCCGGAAATATGAAGAAGTCTTGGAAGTGAAAAAGCGGGAGAACGGCCGCTTCTTCATCAGGACGACGAAGGGCGAATACGAGGCCCCATATGTCGTCATCGCCACCGGCTATTACGATCATCCGAACGAAATGGGGATCCCGGGCGAGCATTTGCCGAAGGTTTTCCATTATTTCAAGGAAGCCCATCCCTTTTTCGACATGGACGTGGCCGTCATCGGCGGGAAAAATTCCAGCGTCGACGCCGCCCTGGAATTGCACAAGGCGGGGGCGCGGGTGACGGTTTTGTACCGCGGTTCCGGCTATTCTTCCCACATCAAGCCGTGGATCCTGCCGGAATTTGAGTCCCTCGTCCGGAAAGAGGAAATCCGGATGATTTTTCACGCCAATGTCTTGGAAATTACGGAAGATGCGGTCATTTATGAGGTGAACGGCGAACGGAAGAAAATCAAGAACGATTTTGTTTTCGCGATGACCGGCTACCACCCGGACCATTCCCTGTTGCGGAAAATCGGCGTGGCGATCGACGAGGAAACCGGAAGGCCGAAATACCATCCCGACACGATGGAAACGAACGTGGAAGGCCTTTTTATTGCCGGCGTGATCGCGGCGGGAAACAACGCCAATGAGATCTTTATCGAAAACGGCCGGTTCCACGGCGATTTCATCGCCGGCGCCATCAAAGAACGGGAAAAATAA